AAGGTAGCGGGCTCAGAACTCAGGTCAGTGCCTTTGGTGACAAGCATGGGCCCGCCCGAAAGACCCACGAGCACGCCCCCCGTCAGCGCATCGGCCTGCTTGGCCGCGATACCGACTGTCTTGTACGTCAGCCAGCCCTTCGCCTTCGCCTTGGTTGCGATAGCAACGGCCGTCGCATAGCGGTTCACACCGGACCAACGCTCCGTGTGCACGATCGAGCCGAGGATCTCGACCATGTCCCTGGAGACCGTGTTGGGGCCTCCCGCAACGACCAGTTTCACATCGACTTGCAGATCGATCGCATCAAGGGCATCGATCGTCGCAAACGGGATGTCGTCCTTCTTCACGAGCAGGATGGGATACCCCTCGGAAGCTGCAATCGGCGAAAGCGCCAAGGCGTCGAAGAACGTGTTCGGGTCGGCGCCATTTGCGAGCAGCACCCATTCAGGCTCGCCAAGGATGGACTTCATCCGCTTGGCGATCGCCCCGGCCATGTCGTAGCGCGTGCCTCCCGAGAGCAGCCGATCCTTGGTCGCGGTGGCCTTCCCGCCGGTCTTGGACTCGATCGCTGCCTTGATCTCGTTGAAGCGGAGGTCAGGCACCGATCTCGTGCCACCCACGATGTGGATCTTCAGCGTGCCGTGGGCCGCGGCGATCTCCGAGATCGCCACAAGCACGTCACTCGGTGTTGATGCGGACTTGACGAGGAAGAGCGGGGCTTCGTACGCGCCGCACAACCCTGCCGCGGCGAGCGGGTCTGCAGCGGCCTTGTCTTCGCCACACGCGATGACGACGTCGTTCCGGGCGCTCTCCCAGCTCTTGTCCCCGTCCGGGTCGAAGATCGCGC
This genomic interval from Actinomycetota bacterium contains the following:
- a CDS encoding cell wall-binding repeat-containing protein, with amino-acid sequence MTGPGTHHLVYWAEDVEGNESLHASLDFIVDTSIERMTGADRFAVGVQAARAIFDPDGDKSWESARNDVVIACGEDKAAADPLAAAGLCGAYEAPLFLVKSASTPSDVLVAISEIAAAHGTLKIHIVGGTRSVPDLRFNEIKAAIESKTGGKATATKDRLLSGGTRYDMAGAIAKRMKSILGEPEWVLLANGADPNTFFDALALSPIAASEGYPILLVKKDDIPFATIDALDAIDLQVDVKLVVAGGPNTVSRDMVEILGSIVHTERWSGVNRYATAVAIATKAKAKGWLTYKTVGIAAKQADALTGGVLVGLSGGPMLVTKGTDLSSEPATFLTANRFAIEECVIFGGEKSVTPTVRAQIDKKLKR